A genomic window from Planctomycetota bacterium includes:
- the eda gene encoding bifunctional 4-hydroxy-2-oxoglutarate aldolase/2-dehydro-3-deoxy-phosphogluconate aldolase: protein MLDRAATVQFIEKHTLIAVIRSDSAQQAVDTAKALADGGVLVHEIAMTTPDGLRAIESAASQLGGDCVVGVGTVLDPQTARDAVAAGAAFVFAPNVNLHVIEAVNQMNRPIVPGALTPTEIVTAWSAGVDMVKLFPANHFGPKYIQDIHGPLPHVKITPTGGVDLTTIKAWLDAGAAALGVGSALVKKDLMRRGDWKALSALALQYVQAVRDARR from the coding sequence ATGCTTGATCGCGCTGCCACGGTTCAATTCATTGAAAAGCACACGCTCATCGCCGTGATCCGCAGCGACTCGGCCCAGCAGGCGGTCGATACCGCCAAGGCCCTCGCCGACGGCGGCGTCCTCGTCCATGAAATCGCCATGACCACGCCCGATGGACTTCGCGCCATCGAGTCGGCGGCATCCCAACTCGGCGGTGATTGCGTCGTCGGCGTCGGCACGGTACTGGATCCGCAGACCGCCCGCGATGCGGTGGCGGCGGGTGCGGCGTTCGTGTTCGCACCCAACGTCAATCTGCACGTGATCGAAGCGGTCAACCAGATGAACCGCCCCATCGTTCCGGGGGCGTTGACGCCGACGGAGATTGTCACGGCCTGGTCGGCGGGCGTGGACATGGTCAAGCTTTTTCCCGCCAATCACTTCGGCCCCAAATACATTCAGGACATTCACGGCCCCCTGCCGCACGTCAAAATCACGCCCACCGGCGGCGTCGATCTGACGACGATCAAGGCCTGGCTCGACGCGGGGGCGGCGGCGCTGGGCGTCGGGTCGGCACTGGTGAAAAAAGATCTGATGCGCCGCGGCGATTGGAAGGCCCTGTCCGCACTGGCGCTACAATATGTGCAGGCGGTGCGCGACGCCCGCCGCTGA
- a CDS encoding acetyl-CoA carboxylase carboxyltransferase subunit beta yields the protein MTQVPGRSWQELVDTTNERPGVPEGLWMRCPACEAMVYRKQVEMNLWVCPEADCSHHYRISARQRALQLCDPDSFEPKWTDVSPTDPLKFVDLKPYKDRLKSEQDKIQQPDAIVAGTGYIKGRRVVLACLDPTFMMGSMGSVVGEVLTRSIEYAQEHDWPLIIVSCSGGARMQESSLSLMQMAKTSAALARLDEAGGLFISVLVDPTTGGVTASFAMLGDIILAEPKALIGFAGPRVIANTVRQELPPGFQRAEFLVEKGFVDRIVDRKNLRSEISRIIDYAGK from the coding sequence ATGACACAGGTCCCCGGTCGTAGCTGGCAGGAACTCGTGGACACCACCAACGAACGCCCCGGCGTGCCGGAGGGGCTTTGGATGCGCTGCCCCGCCTGCGAGGCGATGGTGTATCGCAAGCAGGTGGAGATGAATCTTTGGGTCTGCCCCGAAGCCGACTGCTCCCATCACTACCGCATCAGCGCCAGGCAGCGTGCGCTTCAGCTTTGCGACCCCGACAGCTTCGAGCCCAAGTGGACCGATGTCTCGCCGACCGACCCGCTCAAGTTCGTCGATCTCAAACCCTACAAGGATCGCCTCAAGAGCGAGCAGGACAAGATTCAGCAGCCCGATGCGATCGTCGCCGGGACCGGCTACATCAAGGGCCGCCGCGTCGTCCTCGCCTGCCTCGATCCGACGTTCATGATGGGCTCGATGGGCAGCGTCGTGGGCGAAGTGCTCACGCGCAGCATCGAGTACGCTCAGGAACACGACTGGCCGCTCATCATCGTCTCCTGCTCCGGCGGCGCCCGCATGCAGGAGTCGTCGCTGAGTCTGATGCAGATGGCCAAGACTTCCGCCGCCCTCGCCCGCCTCGACGAAGCCGGCGGCCTGTTCATCTCCGTCCTCGTCGACCCGACCACCGGCGGCGTCACCGCCTCGTTCGCTATGCTCGGCGACATCATCCTCGCCGAACCCAAAGCCCTCATCGGCTTCGCCGGCCCCCGCGTCATCGCCAACACCGTCCGCCAGGAACTGCCCCCCGGCTTCCAACGAGCCGAATTCCTCGTGGAAAAGGGCTTCGTCGACCGCATCGTCGACCGCAAGAACCTCCGCAGCGAAATCTCCCGCATCATCGACTACGCCGGAAAATGA